In Zingiber officinale cultivar Zhangliang chromosome 1A, Zo_v1.1, whole genome shotgun sequence, a genomic segment contains:
- the LOC122038787 gene encoding nuclear envelope-associated protein 2-like has product MSVAETVEPLASSSSSIEVDPLLKDLSEKKLIFKKNVVTLAAELKDARRRLVLQEQSFAKEAHTRKVAETKARSMEEEIGRLQMYLQEKDEKLNATLSTTQQYTKELDVLKSQLALTQATAEGSAASAQSAQSQCLDLLRELDEKHSMLEAHENRVNKLGKQIDFLQNDLKSRESSQRQLREEVLRIEKEIMDAVEMAGAKKDCELRKILAEVSPKNIENITKQLTAKDEEIARLRDEIRELSTHWKQLTEELQVQLEQQRRNDQELKKRIMKLEFCLQEARSQMKKLQKMGEKRDKAIKELKDQLAMRQQNCSNCGDRLNFWESQGFKVIASMSMLVLVVFAKR; this is encoded by the exons ATGTCCGTGGCGGAGACAGTCGAGCCTTTGGCCTCCTCTTCATCATCAATAGAGGTGGATCCACTTCTCAAGGATCTATCAGAGAAAAAGTTGATCTTTAAGAAGAACGTAGTTACATTAGCGGCGGAGCTGAAAGATGCGCGACGCCGCTTGGTCTTGCAGGAGCAGTCTTTTGCAAAAGAGGCACACACGAGAAAG GTAGCAGAGACGAAGGCAAGGAGCATGGAAGAAGAGATAGGCCGGTTGCAGATGTACCTTCAAGAGAAGGATGAAAAGCTGAATGCAACTTTGAGTACAACTCAGCAG TACACGAAGGAGCTAGATGTTCTTAAATCTCAACTGGCACTTACTCAAGCAACTGCTGAGGGCAGTGCTGCATCAGCTCAGTCAGCTCAATCTCAGTGCTTGGATTTGTTAAGAGAGCTTGATGAAAAACATAGTATGCTAGAAGCGCATGAAAACAGAGTAAACAAACTAGGGAAGCAGATAGATTTTCTGCAAAATGATCTCAAATCAAGAGAATCCTCACAAAGGCAGCTAAGGGAGGAAGTATTGAGAATAGAGAAAGAGATAATGGACGCGGTTGAAATGGCTGGAGCTAAAAAAGACTGTGAACTAAGGAAGATTTTGGCTGAAGTTTCCCCAAAGAACATTGAGAACATCACTAAGCAGCTGACTGCAAAAGATGAAGAAATTGCCAGGTTGAGAGATGAgattagagagttgtctacacACTGGAAACAACTAACTGAGGAATTACAAGTGCAG CTAGAGCAACAGCGTAGGAATGATCAGGAGCTGAAGAAGAGGATAATGAAACTTGAATTCTGTCTTCAAGAAGCACGATCCCAGATGaagaagctccagaag ATGGGTGAGAAAAGAGACAAGGCAATCAAGGAGTTGAAGGATCAATTGGCTATGCGGCAACAAAATTGTTCTAATTGTGGTGATAGATTGAATTTCTGGGAGAgtcaagggtttaaggtcattgcTTCCATGTCTATGCTGGTCCTTGTTGTTTTTGCTAAGAGATAA
- the LOC122038783 gene encoding probable receptor-like protein kinase At5g18500 isoform X2 produces MSSSNPSLSDHLSGKISPFGLRVWQIIGISFGAVLLCALSLLMMCLCCQNRRRYRSPSGYLPTTEIPAFTRDIQEVPVEKPIKNDSVLLKGYAGSSDNGSNMGVNFGKLEPGENNINFNSFHYVQKHTNSKCIEIRAANFMVNRQHSSNPAAAPQLSSIPESSLLGWGHWFTSRDLGIATNWFSKDNVIGEGGYGVVYRGKLINGTPVAIKRLLNNFGQAEKEFRVEIEAIGHVRHKNLVRLLGFCVEGTQRMLVYEYANNGNLEQWLHGAVGQKGSLTWDLRMKIILGTAKALAYLHEAVEPKVVHRDIKSNNILIDEDFNAKISDFGLAKLLGAEKSHITTRVMGTFGYVAPEYANSGCLNEKSDVYSFGVLLLEAITGRDPINYQHPPDEVHLVDWLKWMIANRRSEEVGDPTIVIRPTSKALKKALLVALRCVELDSEKRPTMGQVVQMLEPDNHKSCEDQRLHNRVAKGDTETKLEDFDKSQS; encoded by the exons ATGTCATCGTCCAATCCTTCTCTTTCTGATCATCTATCTGGAAAAATTAGTCCTTTTGGTCTTAGAGTGTGGCAGATAATTGGCATTAGCTTTGGAGCAGTCCTGTTATGTGCACTCTCGTTGTTGATGATGTGTCTCTGTTGCCAGAACAGAAGAAGATATAGAAGTCCTTCTGGTTATCTTCCCACCACTGAGATTCCTGCATTTACCAGAGACATCCAGGAAGTCCCAGTTGAGAAGCCTATAAAAAATGATTCTGTTCTTCTTAAAGGCTATGCTGGCTCTAGTGACAATGGTTCCAACATGGGAGTGAACTTTGGAAAACTGGAACCAGGTGAAAACAATATCAATTTCAACTCTTTCCATTATGTCCAGAAACATACTAACTCCAAGTGTATTGAAATAAGGGCAGCAAACTTTATGGTAAACAGACAGCATTCTTCTAACCCTGCTGCTGCTCCACAATTATCAAGCATTCCAGAGTCTTCTCTCCTTGGTTGGGGTCATTGGTTTACCTCAAGGGACTTAGGAATTGCGACGAATTGGTTTTCAAAGGATAATGTTATTGGTGAGGGTGGTTATGGAGTTGTCTATCGTGGGAAGCTGATCAACGGAACTCCAGTAGCAATCAAGAGACTCCTTAACAATTT TGGCCAAGCAGAAAAAGAATTTAGGGTGGAAATTGAAGCAATTGGTCATGTTCGCCACAAGAACCTAGTTCGGCTCCTTGGATTCTGTGTGGAAGGCACTCAAAG GATGCTGGTTTATGAGTATGCCAATAATGGGAATCTTGAACAGTGGCTTCACGGGGCTGTAGGACAGAAGGGTTCTCTTACTTGGGATCTTCGTATGAAGATTATCTTGGGAACAGCTAAAGC GCTTGCCTATTTACATGAGGCTGTTGAACCAAAAGTCGTCCATCGGGATATTAAGTCCAATAACATATTGATAGACGAGGACTTTAATGCCAAAATATCTGATTTTGGCTTAGCAAAGTTGTTGGGTGCTGAGAAAAGCCATATCACTACCCGTGTTATGGGCACTTTTGG GTATGTTGCACCAGAATATGCAAATTCTGGATGTCTAAATGAAAAGAGCGATGTATACAGTTTTGGTGTTCTTCTCCTGGAGGCCATTACTGGGAGGGACCCAATTAACTATCAACATCCTCCTGATGAG GTACATCTTGTTGACTGGCTTAAATGGATGATTGCCAACCGTCGTTCTGAAGAAGTGGGAGATCCAACCATAGTGATTAGGCCAACTTCTAAGGCTCTGAAAAAAGCCCTTTTAGTAGCATTGAGGTGTGTTGAACTTGATTCAGAGAAGAGACCAACAATGGGGCAGGTTGTTCAAATGCTGGAACCTGATAACCATAAATCATGCGAG GACCAAAGACTGCACAATCGAGTTGCGAAAGGAGATACTGAAACAAAActggaagattttgataaatcccAATCCTGA
- the LOC122038783 gene encoding probable receptor-like protein kinase At5g18500 isoform X1, which translates to MIWALEVTVASGVVVFLNCDPILLSFHDCSIFMILVSLILTFDSCRYRAIRNMSSSNPSLSDHLSGKISPFGLRVWQIIGISFGAVLLCALSLLMMCLCCQNRRRYRSPSGYLPTTEIPAFTRDIQEVPVEKPIKNDSVLLKGYAGSSDNGSNMGVNFGKLEPANFMVNRQHSSNPAAAPQLSSIPESSLLGWGHWFTSRDLGIATNWFSKDNVIGEGGYGVVYRGKLINGTPVAIKRLLNNFGQAEKEFRVEIEAIGHVRHKNLVRLLGFCVEGTQRMLVYEYANNGNLEQWLHGAVGQKGSLTWDLRMKIILGTAKALAYLHEAVEPKVVHRDIKSNNILIDEDFNAKISDFGLAKLLGAEKSHITTRVMGTFGYVAPEYANSGCLNEKSDVYSFGVLLLEAITGRDPINYQHPPDEVHLVDWLKWMIANRRSEEVGDPTIVIRPTSKALKKALLVALRCVELDSEKRPTMGQVVQMLEPDNHKSCEDQRLHNRVAKGDTETKLEDFDKSQS; encoded by the exons ATGATTTGGGCACTTGAAGTTACTGTTGCTTCTGGCGTAGTTGTTTTCTTGAATTGTGACCCTATTTTATTGAGTTTCCACGATTGCTCCATATTCATGATTTTAGTTAGTTTGATCTTGACGTTTGATTCTTGCAGATACCGTGCCATCAGAAACATGTCATCGTCCAATCCTTCTCTTTCTGATCATCTATCTGGAAAAATTAGTCCTTTTGGTCTTAGAGTGTGGCAGATAATTGGCATTAGCTTTGGAGCAGTCCTGTTATGTGCACTCTCGTTGTTGATGATGTGTCTCTGTTGCCAGAACAGAAGAAGATATAGAAGTCCTTCTGGTTATCTTCCCACCACTGAGATTCCTGCATTTACCAGAGACATCCAGGAAGTCCCAGTTGAGAAGCCTATAAAAAATGATTCTGTTCTTCTTAAAGGCTATGCTGGCTCTAGTGACAATGGTTCCAACATGGGAGTGAACTTTGGAAAACTGGAACCAG CAAACTTTATGGTAAACAGACAGCATTCTTCTAACCCTGCTGCTGCTCCACAATTATCAAGCATTCCAGAGTCTTCTCTCCTTGGTTGGGGTCATTGGTTTACCTCAAGGGACTTAGGAATTGCGACGAATTGGTTTTCAAAGGATAATGTTATTGGTGAGGGTGGTTATGGAGTTGTCTATCGTGGGAAGCTGATCAACGGAACTCCAGTAGCAATCAAGAGACTCCTTAACAATTT TGGCCAAGCAGAAAAAGAATTTAGGGTGGAAATTGAAGCAATTGGTCATGTTCGCCACAAGAACCTAGTTCGGCTCCTTGGATTCTGTGTGGAAGGCACTCAAAG GATGCTGGTTTATGAGTATGCCAATAATGGGAATCTTGAACAGTGGCTTCACGGGGCTGTAGGACAGAAGGGTTCTCTTACTTGGGATCTTCGTATGAAGATTATCTTGGGAACAGCTAAAGC GCTTGCCTATTTACATGAGGCTGTTGAACCAAAAGTCGTCCATCGGGATATTAAGTCCAATAACATATTGATAGACGAGGACTTTAATGCCAAAATATCTGATTTTGGCTTAGCAAAGTTGTTGGGTGCTGAGAAAAGCCATATCACTACCCGTGTTATGGGCACTTTTGG GTATGTTGCACCAGAATATGCAAATTCTGGATGTCTAAATGAAAAGAGCGATGTATACAGTTTTGGTGTTCTTCTCCTGGAGGCCATTACTGGGAGGGACCCAATTAACTATCAACATCCTCCTGATGAG GTACATCTTGTTGACTGGCTTAAATGGATGATTGCCAACCGTCGTTCTGAAGAAGTGGGAGATCCAACCATAGTGATTAGGCCAACTTCTAAGGCTCTGAAAAAAGCCCTTTTAGTAGCATTGAGGTGTGTTGAACTTGATTCAGAGAAGAGACCAACAATGGGGCAGGTTGTTCAAATGCTGGAACCTGATAACCATAAATCATGCGAG GACCAAAGACTGCACAATCGAGTTGCGAAAGGAGATACTGAAACAAAActggaagattttgataaatcccAATCCTGA
- the LOC122038785 gene encoding pto-interacting protein 1-like has translation MSCFGCCEENDNNRTAASGGPYVASHSAGNDGAYLSANTPSKGAQTVKPQPIAVPAIPVDEIREITKNFGDEALIGEGSFGRVYFGVLKNERSTAVKKLDSSKQPDQEFLAQVSMVSRLKHENVVELVGYSVEGNLRLLAYEFATMGSLHDVLHGRKGVKGAQPGPVLSWLQRVKIAVGAAKGLEYLHEKAQPHIIHRDIKSSNVLLFDDDVAKIADFDLSNQAPDMAARLHSTRVLGTFGYHAPEYAMTGQLSSKSDVYSFGVVLLELLTGRKPVDHTLPRGQQSLVTWATPRLSEDKVRQCIDSRLNGEYPPKAVAKFAAVAALCVQYEADFRPNMSIVVKALQPLLNTRSGHPGEGPGM, from the exons ATGTCGTGCTTTGGATGTTGCGAAGAGAATGATAATAATCGAACTGCTGCCAGTGGTGGTCCTTATGTTGCAAGCCATTCAGCTG GAAATGATGGAGCCTATCTTTCTGCCAATACTCCTTCTAAGGGTGCCCAAACTGTTAAACCGCAACCTATTGCAGTCCCAGCTATTCCTGTTGACGAGATAAGGGAGATCACAAAAAATTTTGGTGATGAAGCTTTGATTGGGGAGGGTTCATTTGGTAGAGTGTATTTTGGTGTCCTAAAGAATGAGAGAAGCACAGCTGTAAAAAAATTAGATTCGAGCAAGCAGCCAGACCAAGAGTTTTTGGCACAG GTTTCCATGGTGTCACGGCTGAAGCATGAGAATGTCGTGGAGTTGGTTGGTTACAGTGTTGAAGGAAATCTCCGTCTGTTAGCATATGAGTTTGCTACAATGGGGTCTCTCCATGACGTTCTTCATG GACGAAAAGGAGTTAAAGGAGCACAACCAGGACCAGTGTTGTCATGGCTCCAAAGAGTTAAAATTGCTGTCGGAGCAGCAAAAGGATTGGAATACCTGCATGAGAAAGCTCAGCCTCATATCATTCATCGTGATATAAAGTCAAGTAATGTTTTACTCTTTGATGATGATGTTGCAAAAATAGCTGATTTTGACCTATCAAATCAAGCTCCTGACATGGCTGCTAGACTTCATTCTACCAGAGTTCTGGGAACTTTTGGATATCATGCACCAGA GTATGCAATGACTGGTCAACTTAGCTCTAAAAGTGACGTGTACAGTTTTGGTGTTGTTCTATTAGAGCTCTTGACTGGTCGTAAACCTGTGGATCATACATTACCGAGAGGACAACAAAGTCTTGTCACTTGG GCAACACCAAGGCTCAGCGAAGACAAAGTAAGGCAATGCATTGACTCAAGGCTAAATGGAGAGTATCCACCCAAAGCAGTTGCCAAG TTTGCTGCAGTGGCTGCATTGTGCGTGCAATACGAAGCTGATTTTCGGCCAAACATGAGCATTGTCGTTAAAGCTTTACAGCCGCTGCTGAATACTCGGTCTGGCCACCCCGGTGAAGGCCCCGGAATGTGA